In Sphingomonas sp. R1, a single genomic region encodes these proteins:
- a CDS encoding EAL domain-containing protein has translation MAFQPVVNTTTLIVTAYEATFRGPDGESPAALVETLPEDKRATFDLRCRVAAIEQAMALGITERHTRLAVKVMPRYITDPEADADRMLRIVRRLNFPARELVFEFSDRDHLESDQMLGLMKAYRKLGFLIAFDDFGAGDMGLDLVSAFTPDTLKLAPELVHSLCSSWAKRIVVERVVEIAKKGRIRLIAEGVSTRAEHDRLRSLDVTLMQGDLIALPQVGALPAPALRLTAAA, from the coding sequence ATGGCGTTCCAACCGGTCGTCAACACCACCACCCTCATCGTTACCGCCTATGAAGCGACGTTCCGCGGGCCTGACGGCGAGAGCCCGGCAGCGCTGGTCGAAACGCTGCCGGAGGACAAGCGCGCTACCTTCGACCTGCGCTGCCGGGTCGCCGCGATCGAGCAGGCGATGGCGCTGGGCATTACCGAGCGCCACACCCGGCTCGCCGTCAAGGTGATGCCGCGCTACATCACCGATCCCGAGGCGGATGCCGATCGGATGCTGCGGATTGTCCGCCGCCTCAACTTTCCCGCCCGTGAACTCGTCTTCGAATTCAGCGACCGCGATCATCTCGAAAGCGATCAGATGCTCGGCCTGATGAAGGCCTATCGCAAGCTGGGCTTCCTGATCGCGTTCGACGATTTCGGCGCCGGCGACATGGGACTGGATCTCGTTTCCGCCTTCACCCCGGACACGCTGAAGCTGGCGCCCGAGCTGGTGCACAGCCTGTGCAGCAGCTGGGCCAAGCGAATCGTCGTTGAGCGGGTGGTGGAGATCGCGAAGAAAGGGCGCATCCGGCTGATCGCGGAAGGGGTCTCCACGCGCGCCGAGCATGACCGGTTGCGGTCCCTGGACGTGACGCTGATGCAGGGCGATCTGATCGCGCTGCCTCAGGTCGGCGCGCTACCCGCGCCGGCGCTCCGCCTCACCGCCGCTGCCTGA
- a CDS encoding EAL domain-containing protein yields the protein MVLEQEDWQPASKSGLHLAFRPIHDVVGGRVFAYEALLRGPDGEEGDEIVAQLPPEQHAELDRRIAAAAVYRAMDAGLGSTPARLLIPIYSPAAASAQASLAAANEAGRRTGLVPERLIFGIHGFADLHGQHLADLVEGHRRAGSTTAFIGLGHDPVGYTPCVRYRPPMVRLDPDLVNGIESSWSRRLMLEELVPRLRDLGIRVIADGVERETVLQRLRSLGIFHVQGQLVAPPMPGVLPPTRIVRPAAAA from the coding sequence ATGGTTCTCGAACAGGAGGACTGGCAGCCCGCGTCGAAATCTGGGCTGCACCTTGCATTCCGGCCGATCCACGATGTCGTCGGCGGCCGCGTCTTCGCCTATGAAGCATTGCTGCGCGGGCCCGACGGCGAAGAGGGCGACGAGATCGTTGCCCAGCTGCCGCCGGAACAGCACGCCGAACTCGACCGGCGCATCGCCGCTGCCGCCGTCTACCGCGCGATGGATGCGGGCCTCGGCTCGACGCCGGCACGCCTGCTGATTCCGATCTATTCGCCTGCCGCGGCGTCCGCCCAGGCATCGCTTGCCGCCGCGAACGAAGCGGGGCGCCGCACCGGTCTGGTGCCCGAGCGCCTGATCTTCGGCATTCACGGCTTCGCCGACCTGCACGGCCAGCATCTCGCCGATCTGGTGGAGGGCCATCGCCGCGCGGGCAGCACCACCGCCTTTATCGGCCTCGGGCACGATCCGGTCGGCTACACGCCGTGCGTGCGCTATCGCCCGCCAATGGTTCGGCTCGACCCGGATCTGGTGAACGGCATCGAGTCGAGCTGGTCGCGCCGCCTGATGCTGGAGGAACTGGTACCGCGGCTGCGCGACCTCGGAATTCGCGTGATCGCGGACGGCGTGGAGCGCGAAACGGTGCTGCAGCGGCTGCGCAGCCTGGGCATTTTCCACGTGCAGGGCCAGCTGGTTGCACCGCCCATGCCCGGTGTCCTGCCGCCCACCCGCATCGTGCGCCCCGCGGCCGCGGCCTGA
- the metK gene encoding methionine adenosyltransferase has protein sequence MRSNYLFTSESVSEGHPDKVADQISDSIVDLFLSKDPEARIACETLTTTQLVVLAGEIRCKGVYENGEWAPGAQEEIEKTVRETVKRIGYEQSGFHWQTFRFENNLHGQSAHIAQGVDASGNKDEGAGDQGIMFGFACDETPDLMPATLDYSHKILERMAADRHSGAAPFLEPDAKSQVTLRFDNGKPVAATAIVVSTQHAPGYDQGEKEAELHAYVKKVVADLLPAELLSDATEYHINPTGSFEIGGPDGDAGLTGRKIIVDTYGGASPHGGGAFSGKDPTKVDRSAAYITRYLAKNIVAAGLARRCTIQLAYAIGVSKPLSLYVDTHGTGTVGDDKIEQAIQGIEKLGGLTPRGIRTHLGLNKPIYQPTAAYGHFGRKPEGDFFPWERTDLVEDLKAALAA, from the coding sequence ATGCGTTCCAACTATCTCTTCACGTCCGAGTCCGTGTCCGAAGGCCATCCGGACAAGGTCGCCGACCAGATTTCCGACTCGATCGTCGACCTGTTCCTGTCGAAGGATCCCGAAGCCCGCATCGCCTGCGAGACGCTGACCACCACCCAGCTCGTGGTGCTTGCCGGCGAAATCCGCTGCAAGGGCGTCTACGAGAATGGCGAATGGGCACCCGGCGCCCAGGAAGAGATCGAGAAGACCGTCCGCGAGACGGTGAAGCGCATCGGCTATGAGCAGTCGGGCTTCCACTGGCAGACCTTCCGCTTCGAGAACAACCTGCACGGCCAGTCGGCGCACATCGCCCAGGGCGTGGACGCGAGCGGCAACAAGGACGAAGGCGCCGGCGACCAGGGCATCATGTTCGGCTTCGCCTGCGACGAGACCCCGGACCTGATGCCGGCGACGCTCGACTACAGCCACAAGATCCTCGAGCGCATGGCCGCCGACCGCCACTCGGGCGCGGCGCCGTTCCTCGAGCCGGACGCCAAGAGCCAGGTGACCCTGCGCTTCGACAACGGCAAGCCGGTCGCCGCGACCGCCATCGTCGTCTCGACCCAGCACGCGCCGGGTTACGACCAGGGCGAGAAGGAAGCCGAGCTCCACGCCTATGTGAAGAAGGTCGTTGCCGACCTGCTGCCGGCCGAGCTGCTCTCGGACGCCACCGAGTATCACATCAACCCGACCGGCTCGTTCGAGATCGGCGGCCCGGACGGTGACGCGGGCCTGACCGGCCGCAAGATCATCGTCGACACCTATGGCGGCGCCAGCCCGCACGGCGGCGGCGCGTTCAGCGGCAAGGACCCGACCAAGGTCGACCGTTCGGCGGCGTACATCACCCGCTATCTCGCCAAGAACATCGTCGCGGCCGGCCTCGCCCGTCGCTGCACGATCCAGCTCGCCTACGCCATCGGCGTGTCCAAGCCGCTGTCGCTCTATGTCGACACCCACGGCACCGGCACCGTCGGCGACGACAAGATCGAGCAGGCGATCCAGGGCATCGAGAAGCTGGGCGGCCTCACCCCGCGCGGCATCCGCACCCATCTGGGCCTCAACAAGCCGATCTATCAGCCGACCGCAGCCTATGGCCACTTCGGCCGCAAGCCCGAGGGCGATTTCTTCCCCTGGGAGCGCACCGACCTGGTCGAGGACCTGAAGGCAGCGCTCGCAGCCTGA
- the lnt gene encoding apolipoprotein N-acyltransferase, translating into MFRRPMLASLLLGLVSATGFAPLEWWPLALVCFAGLLALVHAAPTLPRALLRGWLFGLGHFTVGDNWIQHAFDYQDKMPPALGYLAVVLLSLYLAVYPALAMGAAWAFAHKVKAKSGWNEADLGYVFAASAAWIVTEWLRGWVFTGYPWNPLAVLWVPVPGVRTLATLLGTYALSGVTIAIAGALYLAAKRQYRPLLVTAIALLALNLGWSDRCDHIRCVSTASGTEVVIVQPNIGQDAVRRPDYAEFLLNRMLALSGKPGALPRLVVWPEGMVDYFVEDGYPAPWYRQDPRLVRARIAAVLGPWDRALIGGNALAFGRDDRLQGAGNSVFALDPDGMLAGRYDKAHLVPYGEYLPMRPLLAPLGLARLVMGDVDYLSGPGPRAIALPGFGSAGIQICYEIIFSGQVVDRAHRPDFLFNPSNDAWFGRWGPPQHLAQARLRAIEEGLPILRSTPTGISALIDGHGRLLATVPAGQAGAIRLPLPRPLAPTLFSKLGNWMVLLFAALTGLFAIANRRWAR; encoded by the coding sequence ATGTTTCGTCGTCCGATGCTCGCCTCGCTCCTTCTCGGCCTCGTCTCCGCCACCGGGTTCGCGCCGCTCGAATGGTGGCCGCTCGCCCTGGTCTGCTTCGCCGGTCTGCTCGCGCTCGTCCATGCCGCGCCGACACTGCCGCGCGCGCTGCTCCGCGGCTGGCTATTCGGGCTCGGCCACTTCACCGTGGGGGACAATTGGATTCAGCACGCCTTCGACTATCAGGACAAGATGCCGCCGGCGCTCGGCTACCTCGCGGTGGTGCTGCTGTCGCTCTACCTCGCCGTCTATCCGGCGCTGGCGATGGGGGCGGCGTGGGCGTTTGCGCACAAGGTAAAGGCGAAGTCCGGCTGGAACGAGGCCGATCTCGGCTATGTCTTTGCCGCCAGCGCCGCCTGGATCGTGACGGAATGGCTGCGCGGCTGGGTGTTCACCGGCTATCCGTGGAACCCGCTCGCCGTGCTGTGGGTGCCGGTGCCCGGCGTCCGCACCCTCGCGACGCTGCTCGGCACCTACGCGCTCTCCGGCGTCACGATCGCGATCGCCGGCGCACTGTATCTGGCCGCCAAGCGGCAGTACCGGCCGCTACTGGTAACGGCGATCGCGCTGCTCGCACTCAACCTCGGCTGGTCGGATCGCTGCGATCATATCCGCTGCGTCAGCACCGCGAGCGGCACCGAGGTGGTGATCGTCCAGCCGAACATCGGCCAGGATGCGGTGCGCCGCCCTGATTACGCCGAGTTCCTGCTCAACCGCATGCTCGCGCTGAGCGGCAAGCCCGGCGCGCTTCCGCGCCTCGTCGTCTGGCCCGAGGGCATGGTCGATTACTTCGTCGAGGATGGCTATCCGGCGCCATGGTACCGGCAGGACCCGCGCCTGGTCCGCGCGCGGATCGCGGCGGTGCTCGGGCCGTGGGACCGCGCTCTGATCGGTGGCAACGCGCTCGCATTCGGCCGGGACGACCGATTGCAGGGCGCCGGCAACTCGGTGTTCGCGCTCGACCCGGACGGCATGCTGGCCGGACGCTACGACAAGGCGCATCTCGTGCCGTACGGCGAATATCTGCCGATGCGTCCGCTGCTTGCGCCGCTGGGGCTGGCGCGGCTGGTGATGGGCGATGTCGACTATCTCTCGGGCCCCGGCCCGCGCGCGATCGCGCTGCCGGGCTTCGGCAGTGCGGGGATCCAGATCTGCTACGAGATCATCTTTTCCGGCCAGGTGGTCGACCGCGCCCATCGCCCGGACTTTCTGTTCAATCCGTCCAACGATGCGTGGTTCGGTCGCTGGGGCCCGCCGCAGCACCTTGCCCAAGCCCGGCTCCGCGCGATCGAGGAAGGCCTGCCGATCCTGCGTTCCACCCCCACCGGCATCTCGGCGCTGATCGACGGCCACGGCCGCCTGCTTGCGACAGTGCCCGCGGGCCAGGCCGGCGCGATCCGCCTGCCCCTGCCCCGACCGCTGGCACCCACGCTGTTCTCGAAACTCGGCAACTGGATGGTGCTGCTGTTCGCCGCGCTTACGGGCTTGTTCGCGATTGCCAATCGGCGGTGGGCTCGCTAG
- a CDS encoding NifU family protein, whose product MLIETEATPNPATLKFLPGRVVMEAGTRDFASPEDAEASPLATALFALGDVTGVFYGRDFISVTVAPGVEWSVLKPDVLGILLDHFSANMPLFMAGSAAGFSVPPESADFGDNPEDADIIAQIRELIDTRIRPAVANDGGDIVYRGFNEGKVYLQMQGACSGCPSSTATLKGGIEQLLKYYVPEVTEVRAI is encoded by the coding sequence ATGCTGATCGAGACCGAAGCCACGCCCAACCCCGCCACGCTCAAGTTCCTGCCCGGCAGGGTGGTGATGGAGGCGGGTACCCGCGATTTCGCCAGCCCGGAGGACGCGGAGGCGTCGCCGCTCGCCACTGCGCTGTTCGCGCTCGGCGACGTGACCGGCGTGTTCTATGGCCGCGACTTCATCTCGGTCACCGTGGCACCCGGCGTCGAATGGTCGGTGCTCAAGCCTGACGTGCTCGGGATCCTGCTCGATCATTTCTCGGCGAACATGCCGCTGTTCATGGCAGGTTCGGCCGCGGGCTTCAGCGTCCCGCCGGAAAGTGCCGACTTCGGCGACAATCCCGAGGATGCCGATATCATCGCGCAGATCCGCGAGCTGATCGACACGCGCATTCGCCCGGCCGTGGCGAACGACGGCGGCGACATCGTCTATCGCGGGTTCAACGAGGGCAAGGTCTATCTCCAGATGCAGGGCGCCTGTTCGGGCTGCCCCTCGTCCACGGCGACGCTGAAGGGCGGCATCGAGCAGTTGCTCAAATATTATGTCCCCGAAGTCACCGAGGTGCGCGCGATCTGA
- a CDS encoding malonic semialdehyde reductase, translating to MGQPLNDVALDTIFRTARTYNGYTDQPVTPADIAAIYDLLKMGPTSVNQQSARFVWVLSQEGKDKLASLSSGSNAEKIRKAPASVIIGYDINFHEHLPELFPHAPEARNWFPTEEGRREQAFRNSSLQGAYFIIAARALGFDTGPMSGFDNAKVDEAFFGDQPNVKSNFISTLGVGDPTTIFARSPRPAFDQFNTVI from the coding sequence ATGGGCCAGCCGCTGAACGACGTCGCCCTCGACACGATCTTCCGCACCGCGCGGACTTACAACGGCTACACCGACCAGCCCGTCACCCCGGCGGACATCGCGGCAATCTACGATCTGCTCAAGATGGGGCCAACCTCGGTCAACCAGCAGTCGGCGCGGTTCGTCTGGGTACTGAGCCAGGAGGGCAAGGACAAGCTCGCCAGCCTGTCCAGCGGCAGCAATGCCGAGAAGATCCGCAAGGCGCCGGCGAGCGTGATCATCGGCTACGACATCAACTTCCACGAGCATCTGCCCGAGCTGTTCCCGCACGCGCCGGAAGCCAGGAACTGGTTCCCCACCGAGGAAGGTCGCCGCGAACAGGCATTCCGCAATTCCTCGCTGCAGGGCGCCTATTTCATCATCGCCGCGCGCGCGCTGGGCTTTGATACCGGTCCGATGTCGGGCTTCGACAATGCCAAGGTCGACGAGGCCTTTTTCGGCGACCAGCCGAACGTGAAGTCGAACTTCATCTCGACGCTCGGCGTCGGCGATCCCACGACGATCTTCGCGCGGTCGCCGCGCCCGGCCTTCGATCAGTTCAACACGGTGATTTGA
- the tsaB gene encoding tRNA (adenosine(37)-N6)-threonylcarbamoyltransferase complex dimerization subunit type 1 TsaB — translation MADAPRLLVIETATAACSVALLHGAQVLAQTHELVGRGHAERLVPMIGELPGGGRADAILVDVGPGSFTGVRVGLAAARGLAIGWGVPVRGYSSLALIAAAGFASDPDLDRVSVVLEGGHGEVFVQHFSAPLIETAPLVSLPPDAALAVLDGRVAIGSGVRRLAPLAEGLDLREALPRAADAVLLPADFTTLPPRPLYGRGPDAKTLAERGLA, via the coding sequence ATGGCTGACGCCCCGCGACTTCTTGTGATCGAAACCGCCACCGCCGCCTGTTCGGTGGCGTTGCTGCACGGCGCCCAAGTGCTGGCCCAGACCCATGAACTGGTGGGGCGGGGGCACGCCGAGCGACTGGTTCCGATGATCGGCGAGCTACCCGGCGGCGGGCGGGCGGATGCGATCCTCGTTGATGTCGGCCCCGGCAGTTTCACCGGGGTTCGCGTCGGGCTCGCTGCCGCGCGCGGCTTGGCGATCGGCTGGGGCGTGCCGGTGCGCGGCTATTCCTCGCTCGCGCTGATCGCCGCTGCCGGTTTCGCCTCCGATCCGGATCTGGATCGTGTTTCCGTCGTGCTCGAAGGCGGGCATGGAGAAGTGTTCGTCCAGCACTTTTCGGCTCCCTTGATCGAAACCGCACCGCTCGTCTCGCTGCCCCCCGATGCGGCGCTTGCCGTGCTCGACGGCCGGGTCGCGATCGGCAGTGGCGTGCGGCGTCTGGCGCCGCTTGCCGAAGGGCTCGATCTGCGCGAGGCGCTGCCCCGCGCCGCCGATGCGGTGCTTCTGCCAGCCGACTTTACCACGCTGCCGCCGCGCCCGCTTTATGGCCGCGGCCCGGATGCCAAGACCTTGGCGGAGCGCGGCCTGGCATGA
- a CDS encoding GNAT family N-acetyltransferase → MSAAAPRPIELREGGVHDLPSVCRIMQAAFDPAFGEAWTQPQCMGMMALSGVWLLIASIDGQDCGFAMARAMLDEAELLLLATSPAARGRGVGGALLRAVAAESRNRRAATLHLEVREGNGAVRLYQREGFKKVGERRGYYRGTNGQTFNALTLARPLR, encoded by the coding sequence ATGAGCGCTGCTGCACCCCGGCCGATCGAGTTGCGCGAGGGCGGGGTGCACGATTTGCCGTCCGTCTGCCGCATCATGCAGGCGGCGTTCGACCCTGCCTTTGGCGAGGCGTGGACCCAGCCGCAATGCATGGGAATGATGGCGCTTTCGGGCGTGTGGCTGCTGATTGCCAGCATCGACGGGCAGGATTGCGGGTTCGCGATGGCGCGCGCCATGCTGGACGAGGCTGAATTGCTGCTGCTGGCGACCAGTCCTGCCGCGCGCGGACGGGGTGTCGGTGGCGCATTGCTGCGCGCGGTGGCGGCAGAGTCGCGCAATCGCCGCGCGGCGACGCTGCATCTCGAGGTTCGCGAAGGCAATGGCGCGGTGCGACTCTACCAGCGCGAGGGGTTCAAGAAGGTCGGCGAACGTCGCGGCTATTATCGCGGTACTAATGGCCAGACGTTCAATGCTCTCACTTTGGCACGGCCACTGCGATAA
- a CDS encoding MucR family transcriptional regulator, which produces MEASSEIQETLIALTADIVAAHVSNNSVAVSDLPQLIANVHGALSGLGTVQPEPEVKQEPAVSVRASVKPDYIVCLEDGKKLKMLKRHLMTHYQMTPEQYRAKWNLPADYPMVAPNYAEQRRSLAKKIGLGTKRRKTR; this is translated from the coding sequence ATGGAAGCTTCGTCTGAAATTCAGGAAACCCTCATCGCGCTGACCGCCGATATTGTTGCAGCGCATGTCAGCAACAACAGCGTCGCCGTGTCGGACCTTCCGCAGCTGATCGCGAACGTGCACGGCGCGCTGAGCGGCCTCGGCACCGTCCAGCCCGAGCCGGAAGTGAAGCAGGAGCCGGCCGTTTCGGTGCGCGCTTCGGTGAAGCCGGACTATATCGTCTGCCTCGAAGACGGTAAGAAGCTGAAGATGCTGAAGCGCCACCTGATGACGCACTATCAGATGACGCCGGAACAGTATCGCGCCAAGTGGAACCTGCCGGCCGACTATCCGATGGTCGCCCCGAACTATGCCGAGCAGCGCCGCAGCCTGGCGAAGAAGATCGGCCTGGGCACCAAGCGTCGCAAGACCCGCTGA
- a CDS encoding Fur family transcriptional regulator, whose amino-acid sequence MARKIDLEALCHEKGLRITEQRKVIARVLSDADDHPDVEKVYERAAAIDPGISIATVYRTVRLFEEAGILDRHDFGDGRARYEPAPEAHHDHLIDVESGKVIEFVDPELELLQKQIAERLGFRLVDHRMELYGVALDRKN is encoded by the coding sequence ATGGCTCGCAAGATCGATCTCGAAGCGCTCTGTCACGAAAAGGGGCTGCGCATCACCGAACAGCGCAAGGTGATCGCGCGCGTATTGTCCGATGCGGACGATCATCCCGATGTGGAAAAGGTCTATGAGCGCGCCGCCGCGATCGATCCCGGTATCTCGATCGCCACCGTGTACCGCACCGTTCGCCTGTTCGAGGAGGCCGGCATCCTGGATCGCCACGATTTCGGCGACGGGCGCGCCCGCTACGAACCGGCGCCCGAGGCGCATCACGATCACCTGATCGACGTGGAGAGCGGCAAGGTGATCGAGTTCGTCGACCCTGAGCTGGAGCTGCTGCAGAAGCAGATCGCCGAACGGCTGGGCTTCCGCCTGGTCGACCACCGCATGGAACTCTACGGGGTTGCGCTCGACCGCAAGAACTGA
- a CDS encoding lysophospholipid acyltransferase family protein produces the protein MRSTARTERARRRREEATQGLPSQLTAGETLRVWFRVARLALALAVHVPLHYLFRLVRLPSPWPRLFLASAARIAGAKVRCVGTPLKRDVFYVSNHVSWIDILALGGASGTAFVAKAEIGASPLVGWLAGLNRTVYVKRENRMGVAEQINQLRDALAETWAVTVFPEGTTTDGKSLLPFKTPMLRVLEPPPPGVMVQPVVLDYGSAGEDIGWIGQERGLNNAKRVLARKQRFRLRVHFLEPFDPRDFPGRKAIAAESRRRIEEALVRTLGQPLRPFRFADDPIGYKTPVDGQG, from the coding sequence TTGCGCTCGACCGCAAGAACTGAGCGCGCCCGGCGCCGCCGCGAGGAAGCGACCCAGGGGCTGCCGTCGCAGCTGACTGCGGGCGAAACCCTGCGCGTCTGGTTCCGGGTGGCGCGTCTGGCGCTGGCGCTCGCGGTGCATGTGCCGCTCCACTATCTGTTCCGCCTGGTCCGGCTCCCGTCGCCCTGGCCGCGTTTGTTCCTGGCGAGCGCGGCGCGCATCGCAGGCGCCAAGGTGCGATGCGTCGGCACGCCGCTGAAGCGGGACGTGTTCTACGTTTCCAATCATGTCAGCTGGATCGACATTCTCGCGCTGGGGGGAGCGAGCGGTACGGCGTTCGTCGCGAAGGCGGAAATCGGTGCCTCGCCGCTGGTCGGCTGGCTCGCGGGGCTCAATCGCACCGTGTACGTGAAGCGCGAGAATCGCATGGGCGTCGCTGAGCAGATCAACCAGCTGCGCGATGCGCTGGCGGAGACCTGGGCCGTGACGGTGTTCCCGGAGGGCACGACCACCGACGGCAAGTCGTTGCTGCCGTTCAAGACGCCGATGCTGCGGGTGCTGGAGCCGCCGCCGCCCGGCGTGATGGTGCAGCCGGTGGTGCTGGACTATGGCTCGGCCGGCGAGGACATCGGCTGGATTGGGCAGGAGCGGGGACTGAACAACGCCAAGCGCGTGCTGGCCCGCAAGCAGCGTTTCCGGCTGCGTGTCCACTTCCTCGAGCCGTTCGATCCGCGCGACTTTCCCGGTCGAAAGGCGATCGCGGCGGAAAGCCGGCGGCGGATAGAGGAGGCGCTGGTCCGCACCCTCGGGCAGCCGCTGCGGCCGTTCCGGTTCGCGGACGACCCTATCGGGTACAAAACGCCGGTGGACGGGCAGGGCTGA
- the miaB gene encoding tRNA (N6-isopentenyl adenosine(37)-C2)-methylthiotransferase MiaB, which produces MTTPKTYHVKSYGCQMNVYDGERMGELMAAQGLVAADADQADLVVLNTCHIREKATEKVYSEIGRLKLREAGKPMIAVAGCVAQAEGEEIARRAKVDVVVGPQAYHNLPDLVDKAAKGELGLDTDMPIASKFGKLPTRRKVGASAFLTVQEGCDKFCTYCVVPYTRGAEVSRPYAAIVDEARALVDAGAREITLLGQNVNAWGDDDGRGLHDLIIALDRIEGLARIRYTTSHPNDMADGLIEAHAHVPKLMPFLHLPVQAGSDRILKAMNRSHTRDSYLRILERVRAARPDIALSGDFIVAFPGETEAEFEETLQLVDAVGYAQCFSFKYSPRPGTPAAELVDQYLPEAVADERLQRLQAALGRHSQAFNAASVGRRCSVLIERVGRKPGQMIGKSPWLQSVHLETSARIGDLIEVELVSAGPNSLAGRELVAASA; this is translated from the coding sequence ATGACCACCCCCAAGACCTATCACGTCAAGTCGTACGGCTGCCAGATGAACGTCTATGATGGCGAGCGCATGGGCGAGCTGATGGCCGCCCAGGGCCTCGTCGCCGCGGATGCCGACCAAGCCGATCTCGTTGTCCTCAACACCTGCCATATCCGCGAGAAGGCGACCGAGAAGGTCTATTCGGAGATCGGCCGGCTCAAGCTGCGCGAGGCGGGAAAGCCGATGATCGCGGTCGCCGGCTGCGTGGCGCAGGCCGAGGGCGAGGAGATTGCCCGCCGCGCCAAGGTGGACGTGGTGGTCGGCCCGCAGGCCTATCACAATCTGCCGGACCTGGTGGACAAGGCCGCCAAGGGCGAGCTGGGCCTCGACACCGACATGCCGATCGCGAGCAAGTTCGGCAAGCTGCCCACCCGCCGCAAGGTGGGCGCGAGCGCGTTCCTCACCGTGCAGGAAGGGTGCGACAAGTTCTGCACCTATTGCGTGGTGCCCTACACGCGCGGCGCAGAAGTGAGCCGCCCTTATGCCGCGATCGTCGACGAGGCCAGGGCGCTGGTCGATGCCGGCGCACGCGAGATCACGCTGCTTGGCCAGAACGTCAACGCCTGGGGCGACGACGACGGCCGCGGCCTGCATGACCTGATCATCGCGCTGGACCGGATCGAGGGGCTCGCCCGCATTCGGTACACCACCAGCCATCCCAACGACATGGCCGATGGATTGATCGAGGCGCACGCCCATGTGCCCAAGCTGATGCCGTTTCTGCACCTGCCGGTTCAGGCGGGCAGCGACCGTATCCTCAAGGCGATGAACCGCAGCCACACGCGCGATTCCTATCTCCGCATCCTCGAGCGCGTCCGCGCCGCGCGGCCGGACATCGCGCTTTCGGGCGATTTCATCGTCGCCTTCCCCGGCGAGACCGAGGCGGAGTTCGAGGAAACGCTGCAGCTGGTCGACGCGGTTGGATATGCGCAGTGCTTCAGCTTCAAATATTCGCCGCGCCCCGGCACCCCGGCGGCCGAGCTGGTCGACCAATATCTGCCCGAGGCGGTGGCCGACGAGCGGCTGCAGCGCTTGCAGGCGGCGCTGGGCCGGCATTCGCAGGCGTTCAATGCCGCAAGCGTCGGGCGGCGCTGTTCGGTGCTGATCGAGCGGGTCGGACGCAAGCCCGGCCAGATGATCGGCAAGTCGCCCTGGCTCCAGTCGGTCCATCTGGAAACGAGCGCTAGGATCGGCGACCTGATCGAGGTGGAGCTGGTCAGCGCGGGGCCCAACTCGCTGGCGGGGCGCGAACTAGTCGCAGCCTCGGCCTGA